A window of Anaerolineales bacterium contains these coding sequences:
- a CDS encoding aquaporin, whose translation MGRFFAELLGTFALALFGTVAIIVSLLCGGVITHVGIALTFVMAVLAMIYAFGNVSGAHLNLAVTAAFVLAGRLPRCWLAPYLAAQTSGALAASAFLAWSFPQHPTLGATVPAIADVPAYAFEVLLAGLPMSVVLHLVIGFQERGLLAGVAIGATVAMAAMFPGPVTGASTNPARSPQPGWLGPGLTSRST comes from the coding sequence ATGGGAAGGTTCTTTGCGGAGTTGCTCGGTACGTTCGCCCTGGCGCTCTTCGGCACCGTGGCGATCATCGTCAGCCTTCTTTGTGGCGGCGTGATCACCCATGTCGGGATCGCCCTGACCTTCGTAATGGCGGTGCTGGCGATGATCTATGCCTTCGGCAACGTCTCCGGCGCCCATCTCAACCTGGCGGTCACTGCGGCCTTCGTCCTGGCTGGGCGCCTTCCGCGGTGTTGGCTTGCTCCCTACCTTGCCGCTCAGACGTCGGGTGCGCTGGCGGCCAGCGCCTTCCTGGCCTGGTCGTTTCCGCAGCATCCGACGCTGGGCGCCACGGTTCCCGCGATCGCCGACGTACCGGCCTATGCCTTCGAAGTGCTGCTGGCCGGACTGCCAATGTCGGTGGTCCTGCACCTCGTCATCGGGTTCCAGGAGCGGGGCCTGCTGGCGGGCGTGGCCATCGGGGCCACGGTCGCCATGGCTGCCATGTTCCCCGGTCCGGTCACGGGCGCCTCGACGAACCCCGCCCGCTCGCCCCAGCCCGGCTGGCTGGGACCGGGTCTCACTAGCCGATCTACCTAG
- a CDS encoding AAC(3) family N-acetyltransferase, producing MREELLIQSTPEPRTRPGLAADLRALGLQPGMTVLVHSSLTSLGWVSGGPVAAIQALMDVLTSQGTLVMPAFSGYSDPTYWENPPVPRSWIEVIHATMPAYDPATAPTRGMGLIAGSFRTWPSVLRSQHPLDSFCAWGAHAQEVIADHALDDGLGEASPLARIFELNGHVLLLGVGFDSNTSFHLAEHRAPRIRRRLSQKVPILGGQGRELVSISEIDYSTDGFPKIGQALEAAGRVRLGPVGSATARLFSQPECVDFACDWFRRHQPEGARSRPPEA from the coding sequence ATGCGCGAAGAACTGCTCATCCAATCCACCCCTGAACCCCGCACCCGCCCCGGCCTGGCGGCCGACCTGCGCGCCCTGGGGCTGCAGCCCGGAATGACCGTGCTGGTCCATTCCTCGCTGACCTCCCTGGGCTGGGTGAGCGGCGGACCGGTGGCGGCCATCCAGGCGCTGATGGACGTGCTCACATCGCAGGGGACGCTGGTGATGCCGGCCTTTAGCGGCTACTCCGACCCAACCTACTGGGAGAACCCTCCGGTTCCCCGATCATGGATCGAGGTGATCCACGCCACGATGCCGGCCTATGACCCGGCCACGGCACCGACGCGCGGCATGGGCCTGATCGCCGGGAGTTTTCGCACCTGGCCCAGCGTGCTCCGCAGTCAGCACCCGCTCGACTCGTTCTGCGCCTGGGGCGCGCACGCCCAAGAGGTCATCGCCGACCACGCATTGGATGACGGGTTGGGGGAGGCCTCTCCGCTGGCTCGCATCTTTGAGCTCAACGGACATGTGCTGCTGCTCGGTGTGGGCTTCGACAGCAACACCTCGTTCCATCTCGCCGAGCACCGTGCGCCGCGCATCCGCCGCCGGCTCAGCCAGAAGGTGCCCATCCTGGGCGGGCAGGGCAGGGAGCTGGTTTCGATCTCCGAGATCGACTACTCGACCGACGGCTTCCCCAAGATTGGACAGGCGCTGGAGGCCGCCGGCCGGGTGCGCCTCGGCCCGGTTGGATCGGCTACCGCCCGCCTGTTCTCTCAGCCCGAGTGTGTCGATTTCGCCTGCGATTGGTTCCGCCGCCACCAGCCGGAGGGCGCCCGGTCCCGCCCACCTGAGGCCTAG
- a CDS encoding 1-acyl-sn-glycerol-3-phosphate acyltransferase, which yields MLATSFTRLFCTHSVEGRQHIPATGPYILAVNHLGMLDAPLIYTEAGGEHLAAWVAEKWERHLILGPFMRAANGIFIQRGEVDREALEAAVAWLKAGKVFGMAPEGTRSRTHQLNRGKAGIVYLAHQADVPILPAACINTEDALPALLRLRRKHAVLRFGEPFRLPPLDPARRAGSTRDQADEVMCRIAALLPERYHGAYATHPRLAELRPAGGAA from the coding sequence TTGCTGGCCACGTCCTTCACTCGGCTGTTCTGCACGCACTCCGTCGAGGGACGCCAGCATATCCCCGCCACCGGCCCCTACATCCTGGCCGTTAATCACCTGGGCATGCTCGATGCGCCGTTGATCTACACCGAGGCCGGCGGCGAACACCTCGCCGCCTGGGTGGCCGAGAAATGGGAGCGGCACCTGATCCTGGGCCCGTTCATGCGGGCAGCCAACGGCATCTTCATCCAGCGAGGCGAGGTTGATCGGGAGGCGCTGGAGGCAGCCGTCGCTTGGCTCAAGGCCGGCAAGGTGTTCGGCATGGCGCCCGAGGGCACGCGCAGCCGCACGCATCAGCTCAACCGCGGCAAGGCCGGCATCGTCTATCTTGCCCACCAGGCCGACGTGCCGATCCTGCCAGCCGCCTGCATCAATACCGAGGATGCTCTGCCGGCCTTGCTCCGCTTGCGGCGCAAGCATGCCGTTCTGCGCTTTGGTGAACCCTTCCGTCTTCCGCCGCTAGACCCGGCCCGTCGGGCCGGGTCCACCCGCGACCAGGCCGACGAGGTCATGTGCCGCATCGCCGCCCTCCTGCCCGAGCGCTACCACGGCGCGTACGCCACCCATCCGCGCCTGGCGGAACTCCGGCCCGCTGGCGGCGCTGCCTAG